The following DNA comes from Camelina sativa cultivar DH55 chromosome 14, Cs, whole genome shotgun sequence.
AAGTGTCCCTTCAAATTCTTTAACTTCCTCCTCGACAACCTGGAGTTTCTTAATCTTTTCAGAGAGTACTGGTTCTCGATCAATGTGTTTGGCTCTGCTATGTAAAGAGTTTCAAAGAAGCTCAAAGCTCTAAAAAGACCAATAAAGGAGTTCAGTAAAACTAACTACTCAGACCTTGAAAAACGCACCAAGGAAGCTTATGAACGACTATTAAGCTGCCAATCCCTCACCCTTGCTGACCCCTCGGTTCAGAACGCGGAGCATGAGCTTGAGGCACACCGCAATTGGCTTATCCTCTCTAAGGCCGAGGAAAATTTCTTTCTTCAGAAGTCTAGAGTGTCTTGGTTTGCTGCGGGTAATAGTAACACTAGCTGTTTCCATCAAGTCGCGGATTCAAGAAAAGCCATTAACACCATTAACACATTGGTTAATGAGTCTGGCTTGAATATTGATTTTCCTAAAGGTATCATTGACCATTGTGCTACATACTTCGAAAGCCTTATATGAGAAGAGATCGGGCCTTGTATGATGGAACAAGAGGATATGAATTTGTTGTTAACTTACCATTGTTCCCAGGATGAAGCTAAGGAGTTTGAGCTCCAGTTTACCAAAGAGGAAATCAAAGCGGCGTTCCTCTCTTTACCTAGAAACAAGGGTTGCAGACCTGATGGCTTCCCCGCGGAGTTCTTCATAGCCACTTGGAGCATAATTGGAGCTGAAGTTACCGACACAATTACTGAATTCTTCGCATTTGGCTTCTTGCTAAAGCAGTGGAATGATACATCCCTAGTGCTCATCCCAAAGACCATCAATGCTTCCTGCACCTCAGACTTTCGGCCCATTTCCCGTCTAAACACGCTTTACAAAGTTATTGCAAAGTTATTGTGAAAcgacccaacccgttttttttttaataataataacaacaaataaaatatagaattaagcattccatactacttaattaaaccaacccaaaccacaactcctcattaaaccagcaataaccattaagcacaacggaaacatatcaataatacataAGCCAACATTTCACCAAtacaaaaacattttctaaccattctatccaacaacctaacataactataaccaaggttccaacataaacaatatatccaacaacacacaaacaagaccctagatcatcctcctcctcatcaccaTGATTTCAcgtcacaaacctgcacaccacaaacaacaattaagatgcgtaagtattatcacaaatacttagtgaggcaatcctctcatctactggtcTATACACACAAGTAACTGAGATTCAAATGTTaatcaacacaaacaacacaacaaaccaggaaacaagCGACgaacaagttggtgtcgaccgatgccaaaatggtgtcgatcgacactgacctCTACTTGGTgacacccacctggtgtcgatcgacacagacCCCGAAGACACGTTCTGCTCGAGGCCGATCATCGAatctccgtttccaatcatctccaatccatcCCAAACTCACCCATAAGCTTTAGGAACCTAtgagaaccataacacaaccaccacaagcaacaacaacaccacaaacaacatagaacaagcaaaacataacAGATCTCAGGCTTAAATCATCCATGGTTATgaactcacctctttgcaggaagattctgaccaatagcaacgaatccaacaccttaggaagctcCTCCTTCGTCATTAGCTCTAGATCTCCTCTCCAcaggaacagatctcaccaaaaaccaccaagaacaagccaaaaacCTCTCAACTCACaagttctctcctttctctcttttcttctcccaAGCGGCGACCAAAACTCTCACAATCCACGACCCTAGGTcaaatttctctataaatacGCCGATTTGACACTTCAATTGAACTAGACCGAACCAAAACGACGAATTAAAACAACCAAttgatggtgttgatcgacactccccttggtgtcgatcgacacccatttCCTAAATCTccaatttggttcgcggatgttacatctTGATTGGTCGGCTTCAGAGTTTTCTCTCCAAGGTCATCTCCCCTGCTCAGTCTGCTTTTCTCCCTGGTCGATCTCTGGCGGAAAACGTTATGCTCACCACAAAGTTAGTTTAAGGGTACAACTGGTCCAACATCACGCCCCGCGGTATGCTAAAGGTGGACTTCCGCAAAGCGTTCGACTCTGTGAGATGGGATTTCGTTATTTCAGCCATGAAAGCCCTTGCCATCCCTGTCAGAGTTATAAACAGGGTACATGAGTGTATTTCCACTGCTTCCTTCTCGGTATCAGTAAATGGCTGTAATAGGGGGTTTTCAACAGTACAAAAGGCCTACGACAGGGAGACCCACTCTTCCCTATCTGTTTGTACTTGCACTGGAGGTTTTCTCAAGGCTTTTGCATTCGCAGTATGAATCAGGATATGTCCATTATTACCCCAAAGCAGTGGTGTTGCAACTCTCTCACCTTATGTTTGCTGACGACGTAATGATCTTGTTCGATGGAGGCAGTTCCTCTCTGCATGATATATGTGAAACTCTTGAGGATTTTGCATCATGGTCTGGATTGAGAGTCAAAAAGTCTAAGAGCCAACTATTCCTCGTAGGCCTCGACACCATTGAGCAACAGGTCGTGGTCTCCTATGGTTTTCCTTTAGGATCCCTGCCAATCAGATACCTGGGCCTCCCTCTCATGAGCAGGAAGCTCTGTCTCGCCGAGTATGAGCCTATCCTCAAAATACTATCCTCCAGAGTCAGATCATGGAAGACTAAGCTTCTGTCTTTCGCAAAACGTGTGCAGTTAATAGCATCAGTCATCTTCGGTTCCATAAATTTCTGGATGTCTACTTTTATTCTACCAAAAGGATGCATAAGGAGATTGAGAGTCTCTGCTCTATATTCCTATGGTTATGAAACATTGATGAGGGTAAATTGGCAAAGGTTTCTTGGGATAAGTGCTGTCTACCTAAAAATGAAGGAGGATTAGCCCTGAGGAGGCTCTCCGAATGGAACAAAACCTTAAACCTGAGACTAGTTTGGTTGCTGTTCGACCAAAAGGACTCACTTTGGGCTAAGtggcaccaccaccaccacctcaaAACTAGATCCTTCTGGGAAATCGTTGTCACCCCATCGGACACCTGGACCTGGAGGATGCTACTGAACCTAAGACCTCTCGCGGGGAATTTCGTTAAGGCCATCATACGCAATGGTTCAAGGGCTtcattttggtttgataattggACTACCATAGGTCCGCTGATCAAGAGCTTGGAGACTATTGCTCCCGTCAGCTACGAGTTCAACTTACTGCGAAGGTGGTCGATGCGTACCAGAACATGGCTTGGAGACTCCCCTTAACAAGATCAGAACCAGCGCTGTTTATTCACAATCATCTCTGTTCTCTACCGGCTCCCTCCCCAGACCAGGCTCAAGACTACTACATCTGGAAGGTGAATGACTTTGAGTGTCAGGATTTCTCAGCAGAAAAGACTTGGGATGCTTTGCGACCTCGAGCAATTGTAAAAGATTGGACCTCGTCAGTCTGGGTTAAAGGTGCAATGCCGAAGTTCGCTTTCCACATGTGGATTAGTAATTTGGATAGACTCCCTACCCGTAATATACAAGCTCCACGAAACCATGATGACATGATGTATAGCACACTTTTAGACAGTCTCTTTTAAATTGAGAGATATCATATTATTgaagaaaacatacaaacacacacaagatGACTCCTCATGCACACATATGCAATGACTCTCACAAACATAAGTCAATCAGAAAAGTTTCCTAATTCTCAGACAAGGGGAACTACATTCTCACCAATCCTTGTTAGAGTTTTATTTAAtgaatttgatttaattaaattaaactaagaaGAGAACTTGTGTCCATCGATGAATATACATGTACCTTCATTCTTCATATACGTCGATTGGAAAGGACACATATACATCGGTTGTAGAAACAACGTTTGgtgtaatatataaacacatcacTTGACATAAACGAGATATAATAGTTtcgtctcttcttttttttcccataaatttttgaaagaaaaacagagtataGACGTCCACTTAACTACTTATACCATAAGGACGAAATTCTATCTTAGGAGATTGCTCAAAGCAAGCCTCTATCATTCTACTATTTGTTCTAACTTTGAAGAAGGAGAATTTGTCAAGTGAGTTTCTCTTTGATATGTGTGTTTGATATGCTTCTATATTCTGGAAGTATCAATCTAAGACataatttttctctttgttgttttggaatTGATAGATGGATCAATCTGCTTCTGTCGTGAAGAAATACATTGAAAAGATGTTGTTTTATCTAACAGCGCTGCATCTGGCACAATACCTGACTTCGGAAGCACCGGAACTTCCTGCTGAAGGTGACATTTCAGTTGAAATCATCAAGGCATCAGAGGCATGAGTTTTTGTGCaagaattatataattaatgcCTTAGATGATTCTCTCTACGATGTTTATCACATTTTCCAAAGCCCAAAACAGTTGTGAGAATCATTGGAGAAGAAGTACAAGTCTAAAGTTGCAAGTGCTAAGAAATTCATCGTTGgaaagattttgaattttaagaTGAGTGACACCCTCCTtgaattttgaataataaatattaactagtggtcctatatttactagccacctaaccacaacccaAACAAACAgcagaaaaaccaaaagaaatctttaaactaataaccaataaataataaaccaatgaTTCAATCCAACAGAGTCATAACATAAAACCAgtaacctagcaatgttctaatgacccaactctaatAACATAAAAGAAGTCAGACCACAATCAACGAGCCACTAggacatcctcctcttcatcaccttaattccacgatcacattttgcctttacctgcaccacaacacatatgagatgcgtgagtacttagtaaacactcagtgaggcaatcctcccatctactgggctatacacacaagcaattgagataactctaaccatcaaacaacaattaacaagcaaacaacaatcaacaagcaaacaacaaaccaggactactgcatcgaccgacaccaaaccatgcatcgaccgacaccatatagggtagcatcgaccgacgcaagctagcatcgaccgatacaagaTTCGCTTGCATCggccgatgctcctaggtcaaatcgCGTCGTTCTCacgttgcatcgaccgatgcacaaagtgcatcgatcgacgcacatgTCGAGCATCATCTTCCTCGAAGCTCCTCGCCGGATCTCCATCCCTAAACCACCCAAACAAAATCCAATGCCACAaaaaagcttcccaaagcctcttACGACTCaacaacgttctaacaagccaaataaCACATAcaacaagcaaatcagaaaaatctcaagcttagataagccataatcatgcactcacctttgccaaagaaGATTTTGACCCTAATACGATAGATCTACGCTCCTAGCATGTTCCTACAATGCTCCTAGCTTCAGATCTCCCACGAACAGCCACCAAACTCCCAAAATCTCACCATTAACCTTAAGAACAGTTAataacttcttttttctctttcttttctttcaaaagcggccaaaaccACTAATGACGACAAAAGCGGCCAAAACCACTAATGACGACATCCGGTCGAGCACCGTTCGAGCCACCGGTCAAGCCACGTCTCGAGCCCACGTTCGAGCCACCTTCGAGCCATCCGATCGAGCCCACGTTTGAGCCACTTTCGAGCCATCCGATCGAGCCCACGTTCGAGCCACCTTCGAGCCACCCAGTCGAGCCACCCATCACGCGCGTCACTCGAATTCGTTCGAGCCACCTCGCTCGAGCCACAATGAGATCAccgactcgatcgcacatgttaGGAAGATGCCCCGTCTCATACGCTtgaggagattcccaaaccgactctttaccttgtcgttttaagttttagggatttacatgtttttacaataaatacattttgttaagtctttagccatatatttacatgtttttacaatttatacattttgttcttttccttaaggttttacctagccacctaaaacgttctcagactttgtaatctgatatctttgagtttattcagtttttgcatttgatttcttctacaaagttgttcttcccattttttatctatctaatgatgcttgattcaatgttttctgagtttgcatcattgatgatgatttctagatctgagtagtgttagagttcttgaggatgggatagattaggtggaggatcttaggatgtagggtgtttaagctttgatttgtatgattcccttctggactagagttagaaatactagtttctctctgatcaattggaactagggcTTAGACATTTCTACATCCAAAAgttgttcgatgaaatgtctgaccaactagtgccagagacttacattcctagcctaagagattagttgtctaggatgctCGTTGACGtaaatgaacttgtttgtcatgcctgcttgatcatgtttctctagtgagagctaggtttggaagtggttaagtttgagtagcttctatcaagagattggattagctaagtagtgatgttcattgtttaaggatagtttgcttgtggcatgttaaacactctatagactaggatactccaccgacatcaattactcccatccataggacttctttctttctgatttttattgcatctCTGAGACTGTTTCGCTTCttgttgtttagttcatgtttagacttgtttctattttcattcatttttgcttcttgtcatgcattctcgtttctagttctgtaactcatttccgttttgcgtTCTaatcattttaggattgttagagaTAAaaccactctttgaattggcttgactagtgatttcttgattgcatctcaattgctagtaaagtttcccaactggattgaaaccttaagtattacaacttgTGATaggggattcgttttgctacatttaagatttcaagttttgcaagattcaGTTCTGTTACACTTCTCATTCTGAGTattgacttgttttggttgtctccttgtttgttttgcatatcaggaacctgttgattgcaaccttgcatgcacaccagatcaagaggacacCAGAATCTCCTTACTGCTATCGACgacatcaatcggttacaaagaccacgacaagctcATCCtctcactgatcatcccgcaccagtCACTATAGAACAACCTAACAGACCAAGTAAAGAGGGACCTCAAGACTGTCAACGACAAGCTTGATCGCCTCTTACTAAGTGTGCAGAAGACCATCCACTTTGTATCTGAAGATGACCATTTCCAAGTTCAAGATGGGGATGGTGATCAATCTGGAGAGGTCAGCTACGTCCAGAATCAAGGTGGCTATAACAACGGTTAAAACCCTTATACGACGAACCCCAATTAGTCTTACTGGAGCACCAACGTTGCATATCCACAAGATCAagtgtaccctcctcagcacCAACAACAACGTCAAcgaaaaccttttgtgccttacaatcaagGATTCGAGCCTAATCAACAGTTCCAACAAGGTTATcaagctccctcaggaccaccaccaggattcGGCCCTCAACCGGTTCAGCCTACTCCGGCTcctgatcaagaaatgaagcaaatgatgcaacaacttcttcagggtcaagctagtggttctctggaTAAAAGTTTTCTCTAACctcaaaacgcagcgtttaacttaaattGCTTCCCGACAAACcggccttgcatcgaccgatgcacctcccaaaccgggattccggtccGCGGATATTACACTTCCAGTGGTGAAACAAGTTGAAGAAATTCAAGTAACTTCTCATGAATTGGAGGATGAGGGTATGGGGCTGAATGAAACTTTTCTGGTTGCATCCATTATTGAAAAATTGCCTCCAACTTGGAAAGATTTCAAGACCCACCTAAAGCATATAATTGAAGATATGAGTCTTGAGCAGTTAATTCTGAAACTTCGAGTCGAAGAAGAAAATCGCAAGAACGAGAAATCTGAATTCTCGTCAATGGAAGCAAAGGCCAATTTAGTTGAGGGAACAATTCCAAATTCAAGGGCTTTAAAAAGAATTCAAACGTTAAGAGAATGTTCATTCCACCAATAGGTTCTAACTTCAAGAAGAAACTATAAGATGTTTATTGGGTGTGTGGAAAGCCTGGCCATAGAGCTAAGGATTGCCGCCAAGAAAGATGGAACATCTTGTAGAGATGCAAATAACGCAAACCTTGTCGAAGATCAGTTTGTTGCCGTAATTTCCAAAGCAAACATGATGAAAAACTCTAATGATTGGTGGGTTGACACTGGTGCGACAAAGCATGTGTGCTCTGACTTGATTATGTTCGCAACGTATGAACACGGTTCTGGTGGAAAAAAACTGTATATGGGAAACGAAAGCACATCAATGATTGAAGAAAAATGCAAAGTGGTCTTGAAACTCACATCTGGGAAGGAACTTGCACTCACCAACGTGCTCCATGTTCCTGAGATTCGAAAGAATCTGATTTCGGGTTCACTTCTTAGCAACAAagattttaagattttatttgaatctGATAAGTTTGTACTCACTAAAGGTGGGGTGTATGTCGTAAAAGGCAATCTCTGTGATGGTCTTTTCAAACTGAATGTTGTACcaatcattaataaaaatgtagGCAATAGCTCTGCTTCTATTTACTTGCTTGATTCAAGTGACTTATGCCATGCAAGAAAAGGACATCTTAATTATCGTTCTTTACGTAGAATGATAAATTTAGGATTGTTACCAAAACACAATCTAATATAAATAGAAGCAAATGTGAAGTTTGTGTGGAACTAAGTATTCAAGCACTCTTACAAATCTGTGGAAAAATCAAACGTGTTATTTGGTTTGATACATAGTGACTTGTGTGATTTTCTATCTACACCAAGGTCGTGAAAGAAAGAGTTATTATATTCCTTTCATTGATGATTATAGTAAGTTTTGTCATATCTATTTGATTGATACTAAAGATGAggctttgaatatttttaagaaatataaagcTAAGGttgaaaatcaattaaataagAGAATAAAGATTCTTAGGTTTGACCGTGGTGGAGAATACAAGTCAAATGAATTCTCAGATTTTTGTTCTACACATGGAATCATTCATCAAACTATAGCTCCTTATACTCCGAAGAAAAACGGAGTGGCAGAAAGGAAAAATAGAACActaaaagagatgatgaattcCATTTTAAACAATTCAGGTGCACCACATAATTTATGGGGTGAAGCTATCCTTACGGCAAATTCAATATTGAATAAAATTCATCATAAAAAAGTGATAAAACCCAAGATGAATTCTGGAAGAATAAGACTCcttcatataaaaatatgaaggTGTGGGGTTGCCTTGCAAAGGTTCAAGTACCTTTACCGAAAAGAACTGTTATTGGGCGAAAGACGGTGGATTGTGTATACATTGGTCATACGGAAAACAATGCcgcttatatatttttagttcatAAATCTGATTGTGCTGAATTAAAGGTAAATACAATCATTAAATCAAATGAGGCTGAGTTCTTTGAGTATGTTTTTCGTACAAAGAACCTTTAAAAACAAGTACCAAACGGGTACATGAGGATGATGAAGGTGCCTCaaaggttcaagaagaagaaaaatgaaccGAGAAGAAGTAAAAGAGGAAGAATTGGTAAAGATTTTGGTACAGATTTTATGACATATTTGAGTGAATATGAACCTCAAACTTATAAGGCTGCTAATGAATCATCAGAAGCACTTTATTGGAAAGAGGCAATTCAAAATGAAGTTGAATACATTTTGAGTAATCATATATGGGAATTGGTTGATTTACCACCTGCTAATAAATTAATTCGACATAAATGGATCTTTACTAAGAAGTTGAGATCAAATGGTACAATtgacaaatataaaataagacTAGTGGCGAAAGGATTTCGTCAAAAGGAaggttttgatttctttgatacATATTCTCCGGTGACTAAAATCACTTCAATCAGATTGCTAATAGCAATTTCAGCCATATATGATCTAGAAATTCATCAAATAGATGTTAAAACAGCATTTCTAAACGGTGAACTAgatgaagaaatatatataaaacaacccAAAGGTTTTATAGTCAAACGACATGAGATAAAAGTTTGTAAGCTTAAGAAATTTTTGTATGGACTTAAGCAAGCACTAAAACAATGACATGACAAGTTTGACAACACAATGAAATTGTTTGGTTTTACGAGATAAATGAGTTCGACAAGTGTGTAcattaagaaaaccaaaattaatacaatcattgtatatgtatatgtggatgataaTATGTTGATAATAGGAACAAGCAACAAAATTGGTTTTTCTTGTTCCGGAATTAAGGGCTGGGAACTGCATATGTCAAAGTGTGATTGAGGAGAGAGGCTGAATTTGGTGGACGGGTCGGTCATATTTAAGTGACGCCCCTACACACACAAAACTAAAACGGAGTTTTagaaactaaataaaatcaCAAGTAATATTATATTAGTACAACAAAATCACATCAAAAATTTAGAAACCTTTTGTTAACTGAAAAGCTCACGACCATAGTTGGAAAAGTTGCCCAAAATAAATATtgcaattataaaataaaaatatatgattagaaagttttttctttatgtaaacggcttaaaaagttttatatattctctaaatttttttccACTAAATTTATATTTCCTATTCCATGGCTTCTCCTTGCTTTTGTCGTGGACCGGGTTAGTTAGACATAACCATCGCTATTACATCAGAAAAGCAGGGATACGAGTTTTTAAATCCTTGACCAAAAAGACCAAACACGTCATCAAATTCCacataaatttgatataaaggACAAAAATGAGATCATTAATGACGTAAGAACAAACAAGGGGACATTCATTATtcagatggagaagaaaaaattaagagagtAATGTCAAGAGTCGTTGGAATTGAAGATCGTTACCGATGACTCGGACAAAAAAAAANAACAAACAAGGGGACATTCATTATtcagatggagaagaaaaaattaagagagtAATGTCAAGAGTCGTTGGAATTGAAGATCGTTACCTATGactcggaaaaaaaaaaaaaaaaaaaaaaaaagaggatgagCTATAGCACCGATATTAAACCATAGCTTGAAAAAAGATTGATCAATCTTATCCTGtatagtaactttttttttggtaaaaaaataacCCTTTATGGTGCCAAGTGAAAAGAGATAATTTGATACCCTCATTGTCATTGCTAAACAGGTTTATACAGCAAACTGGTTGGACTCTCATCCTTCTCTGAACTGGTTTACATCTGTTTTCCGTCATTGGTGTCTCATTAATTGGGCTAGTTCATTCCAAAGAGCTTATGGCATGTATATACTTGATTAGGTAACAAACACAACTAAAAGTAGTTAAATCATTAAATGATGCGATGAACAAATAATCATGAAGTTGTGAACAGTCACTCTCAAAATAAAATGTATCCACTCCTTAATTTATTATTCGTCATTCAATCCTTCTTTATGATTAGGACCTACGAACTCAAAAGGGAACCACTCACTCtcataaattttcaattaatccaTGTGTAGATGACTTAGAGAAAAGATGGTACAGGAAGAGGTAGAGGTAGATGTGGAGATCAAATCTACGGCTGATAAGTTCCACATGTTCGCCAGGAGATCACAACATGTTTCCAAAGCCACTCGCTACATTCAGGGATGTGATCTGCTCGAAGGCGAGTGGGGCAAAATTGGAAGCATACTCTTGTGGAAATTAACTCCTGGTAATGGAAGTATTATTTTGTACGTCTCAATCTATGCAAGTTAAACCTTAAACTATGGCATAGGTATACTAGACAATTGGATCTACGGATAAATAGAATGatatatttgatttgtaaaTGCGTTTTGGTGTAGATGGAGAGCCAAGAGTGTCAAAGGATAGGATCGAAGCCATGGATGTTGAGAATAATGTGATCCAGTGGAGGGTGTTAGAGGGACCTCTGAAGAAAGAGTACAAAAGCTTCTTGAAAACGATGAAGGTGAGCCCTAAGAAAGGAGGGCCTGGAAGTGTGGTGAAGTGGAACATGAGGTATGAACGACTTAATGAGAACGTGGCTCACCCTGAGAGCCTCCTTCATTTCTTCGTCGAAGTGATTAAGGATATCGACCAATTCCTCTTGTCTGATGATTAGGGGACTCTTCTGCGGCTTGACTTATGTGTGGGGGAGTTATTATATGCGTAAGGAATGTTCTCttcttatgttttgtatgttctTTCTCGATAATGTGATAATGTTCTTAATAAATCTCTCtctgtttaaaaaataaaaataataaaaagaggagagaaaataatataaatctaTTTTTCAAGAGAGACTTATGAGAGATTTTTAAATCACATGGTTTATAATTATTggttaaaaatatagatattatttGGTTGAGAGAATTTAGGAGAGTAATTGATGTAGATGTTCATTCCTTCATCTTCTCTAGAATCCTCTTGTTACATAGAGAATtagttagaaaatatttaataatttatttataattgtttagGACAAAGAGTTACGATTTCTAAGCTTAATGGAATAATATTCATAGCTACATACATGCATGAACATAAGTTGTTTATATTGTATCAAATCTCCAATATTATATTACACATGTTAAGTGTAACTCCccgaaaattcaaaaaaagaattCTGAAGATTACTAGGAATAGCataatgaaatattaaaattccaCAATACGTAAAAGTTAAAAATCtcatgaattttaaattttaaaggaaaaaaaaatgtaggaGGATATACGAAGTCTCGCACTACGTCAGAGAAACAAACTCCAAATCTCAGCTACTCTGCTCCTCTTCAACGTGAACGGACAATCATTTGGTGAGACTACGCATACCATACTAAAAAAGTTCACTTACGGATACGAACAAACATATATCTCGAAGTTATTATTCAAAACTAGCTAACATAGAAATTTATAAGAACACATAATATCAGCAGAGCGGAAATATATAAGCATAACATAAATATTACGTATTAGCAATATATGAAATGTACAATATCCCAACATTAGTTGATTCAATCCATATACTAGGAGCAAATATACATAATAAACATGATAACGATCTTAGCAGTCATTGAGGTGATATGGGAATACGACCCATAACAGGGGCGGATCTACGTGGTTCTTAGGTGGGGCACGCGCACATTTGGGATAAGTGTGTGCCCCATGCACCATCTTGTAACGAGTTCGATGTtctctttagatttttttttttgttgtattcttattttcctttttctatgcTCCACATTTCCTTATTAATGtctactatattttttattattttttaagattaGTTCCATAGTCTTTTTGTcttatgtgttttctttcttacttgtaattaatttttaacaaaatttgaatCTTCCTTTTCTACTATtaactatatttacatttaaatttttaaaaaat
Coding sequences within:
- the LOC104742034 gene encoding MLP-like protein 168; this translates as MVQEEVEVDVEIKSTADKFHMFARRSQHVSKATRYIQGCDLLEGEWGKIGSILLWKLTPDGEPRVSKDRIEAMDVENNVIQWRVLEGPLKKEYKSFLKTMKVSPKKGGPGSVVKWNMRYERLNENVAHPESLLHFFVEVIKDIDQFLLSDD